One region of Acropora muricata isolate sample 2 chromosome 13, ASM3666990v1, whole genome shotgun sequence genomic DNA includes:
- the LOC136895903 gene encoding histamine H2 receptor-like, whose amino-acid sequence MTHQKMTEIAVQNVISIANSVVNLALAFVALTGNALVLYGVWKTPSLRSPFILLLCGLASTDFSVGFIAQPMFIAASFVELFSRSVSLKLIFIEIYRTIGSCLCGISLAMMTGISIDRLIGIYKPLQYPSIVTSSRVTRILVAIWTVAILAASSRFWEKRVLFVSICSSIFISLSISIICHATMYKIMRRHRLQIHSQIQAFDDRNARNIRIISLRKSAFNACVFFIVLVICYCPYLVVSIFYVNGKAGELELGLLLSSTVVFLNSALNPLLYCWRIREIRLAVLRTFRKIVWRE is encoded by the coding sequence ATGACACATCAGAAAATGACGGAGATAGCAGTTCAAAATGTCATCAGCATAGCTAACTCTGTTGTAAACTTAGCTCTTGCCTTTGTGGCTCTTACTGGAAACGCATTAGTCTTGTACGGAGTATGGAAAACGCCATCTCTTCGTTCGCCATTCATCCTATTACTTTGTGGTCTAGCGAGCACGGATTTCAGTGTTGGTTTCATCGCACAACCTATGTTCATAGCAGCAAGCTTCGTAGAGTTGTTTTCGCGGTCTGTGAGTctaaaattaatattcattGAGATATATAGAACGATCGGGTCGTGTCTGTGTGGAATTTCGCTAGCTATGATGACAGGAATCAGTATTGACAGACTCATAGGCATTTATAAGCCACTGCAGTATCCTAGCATTGTCACATCTTCCAGAGTAACTCGCATACTCGTGGCTATTTGGACAGTTGCTATATTGGCAGCAAGCTCCAGGTTTTGGGAGAAGCGAGTTCTGTTCGTTTCTATCTGTTCATCTATATTCATATCCTTGAGCATCTCCATTATATGCCACGCAACCATGTACAAAATCATGCGCCGTCATCGACTGCAGATTCATTCTCAGATTCAAGCGTTTGACGATAGAAATGCAAGAAATATCCGCATTATTAGCCTTCGAAAATCTGCATTCAATGCCTGTGTGTTCTTCATAGTGTTAGTGATTTGTTATTGTCCCTACCTTGTCGTCTCCATTTTTTATGTTAACGGCAAAGCCGGTGAGCTCGAGCTTGGGTTACTTCTTTCCTCGACAGTGGTGTTTTTAAACTCGGCCTTAAATCCATTATTGTACTGCTGGAGAATCCGTGAGATTAGACTTGCAGTACTGCGCACGTTCCGCAAAATTGTTTGGAGGGAATAA
- the LOC136895908 gene encoding melanocyte-stimulating hormone receptor-like: MEIAVQHVIIIANCVLNLALAFVVITGNALVLYGVWKTPSLRSPSILLLCGLATTDFSVGFIAQPIFVARSFIGLFSRSVNLKLIFIKIYRTIGFCLCGSSFAMMAGISIDRLMAIHKSLQYPSIVTSSRVTRIIVAIWIVSILAATSEFWETRVLFAFICSSVFICLNIFIICHVTIYKIMRRHRLQIHSQIQAFDDRNARTIRIISLRKSVFNASVLFIVLVICYCPYLVVYIVYFNDKAGEFNLGFLLSTTAVFLNSALNPLLYCWRIREIRLAVLRSFRKLVSRE; encoded by the coding sequence ATGGAGATAGCAGTTCAACATGTCATCATCATAGCTAATTGTGTTCTCAACTTAGCTCTTGCCTTTGTGGTGATTACTGGAAACGCATTAGTCTTGTACGGAGTATGGAAAACGCCATCTCTTCGTTCGCCATCCATCCTATTACTTTGCGGTCTAGCGACCACAGATTTTAGTGTTGGTTTCATCGCACAACCTATTTTTGTAGCAAGAAGCTTCATAGGTTTGTTTTCGCGGTCTGTGAATctaaaattaatattcattaAGATATATCGTACGATCGGGTTCTGTCTGTGTGGAAGTTCGTTCGCTATGATGGCAGGAATCAGCATTGACAGACTCATGGCCATTCATAAGTCACTGCAGTATCCTAGCATTGTCACATCTTCCAGAGTAACTCGTATCATCGTGGCTATTTGGATAGTTTCTATATTGGCAGCAACCTCCGAGTTTTGGGAGACGCGGGTTCTGTTCGCTTTTATCTGTTCATCTGTATTCATATGCTTGAACATCTTCATTATATGCCACGTAACCATATACAAAATCATGCGCCGTCATCGACTGCAGATTCATTCTCAGATTCAAGCCTTTGACGATAGAAATGCAAGAACTATCCGCATTATTAGCCTTCGAAAATCTGTATTCAATGCCAGTGTACTATTCATAGTGTTAGTGATTTGTTATTGTCCTTACCTTGTCGTCTACATTGTTTATTTTAACGACAAAGCCGGTGAGTTTAATCTTGGGTTCCTTCTTTCCACGACAGCGGTGTTCTTAAACTCGGCCTTGAATCCATTATTGTACTGCTGGAGGATCCGAGAAATTAGACTTGCAGTACTGCGCTCGTTCCGCAAACTTGTTTCCAGGGAATGA
- the LOC136895906 gene encoding melanocyte-stimulating hormone receptor-like encodes MTETAVEQVIIIANCVVNLALAFVAITGNALVLYGVWKTPSLRSPFILFLCGLASTDFSVGFMAQPIFIARSFVVLFSRSVNLKLIFIHINATTGFCLCGSSLAMMAGISIDRLIAIYKSLQYPSIVTSSRVTRILVAIWIVSILAGSSEFWEERVLYALVCSSVLICLSISTISHATMYKIMRRHRLQIHSQMRGFNDRNARTIHITSLRKSVFNAYIIFIVLVICYCPYLVVSIVYFIGKAGELKLEFSLSATMVFLNSALNPLLYCWRIREIRLVVLGTFRKLVSRE; translated from the coding sequence ATGACGGAGACAGCAGTTGAACAAGTCATAATCATAGCTAACTGTGTTGTCAACTTAGCTCTTGCCTTTGTGGCGATTACTGGAAACGCATTAGTCTTGTACGGAGTATGGAAAACGCCATCTCTTCGTTCGCCATTCATCCTATTCCTTTGCGGTCTAGCGAGCACGGACTTCAGTGTTGGTTTCATGGCACAACCTATCTTCATAGCAAGAAGCTTCGTAGTGTTGTTTTCACGGTCTGTGAATctaaaattaatattcattCACATAAATGCAACGACTGGGTTCTGTCTGTGTGGAAGTTCGTTAGCTATGATGGCAGGAATCAGCATTGACAGACTCATAGCCATTTATAAGTCACTGCAGTATCCTAGCATTGTCACATCTTCCAGAGTAACTCGTATCCTCGTGGCTATTTGGATAGTTTCTATATTGGCAGGAAGCTCCGAGTTTTGGGAGGAGCGAGTTCTGTATGCTCTTGTCTGTTCATCTGTACTCATATGCTTGAGTATCTCCACTATAAGCCACGCAACAATGTACAAAATCATGCGCCGTCATCGACTGCAGATTCATTCTCAGATGCGAGGGTTTAACGATAGAAATGCAAGAACTATCCACATTACTAGCCTTCGAAAATCTGTATTCAATGCCTATATAATCTTCATAGTGTTAGTGATTTGTTATTGTCCTTACCTTGTCGTCTCCATTGTTTATTTTATCGGAAAAGCCGGTGAGCTTAAGCTTGAGTTCTCTCTTTCCGCGACAATGGTGTTCTTAAACTCGGCCTTAAATCCATTATTATACTGCTGGAGAATCCGTGAGATTAGACTTGTAGTACTGGGCACGTTCCGCAAACTTGTTTCCAGGGAATGA